The following proteins are co-located in the Haloarcula rubripromontorii genome:
- a CDS encoding tubulin/FtsZ family protein, with translation MKVVLIGVGQAGGKVTQSLAQFDYDMGFNAVRGALAVNTARADLQNLDIDTALIGQDRVKGHGVGGDNELGAQIMQENATEVLDELDGRITTEAEAIVVVAGLGGGTGSGGAPMLARELKRIYEKPVYVLGILPGRDEGGLYQANAGRSLKTAAREADSLLLVDNDAWRGSGDSVAAGFERVNDAISQRVGLLFASGEAVEGVGESVVDSSEIINTLRGGGIASIGYASAEASEDAGENVNTITSVTRNALLTSMSLPNAVKADSALLVVAGDPERLSRKGIERARRWVEDETGSMEVRGGDFPLGSDKVASLIVLSGVERSKRVNEFMDRAKEAANSQGATTDPDEFTNDELDGLF, from the coding sequence ATGAAAGTCGTCCTGATTGGTGTCGGGCAGGCTGGTGGGAAAGTGACCCAGTCGCTTGCCCAGTTCGATTACGACATGGGGTTCAATGCTGTTCGAGGAGCCCTCGCCGTTAATACGGCACGAGCAGACCTCCAGAACCTCGATATAGACACAGCCCTCATTGGACAGGACCGCGTGAAAGGTCACGGCGTCGGCGGTGACAACGAACTCGGCGCCCAGATTATGCAGGAGAACGCCACTGAAGTGCTCGACGAACTCGACGGTCGCATCACGACCGAGGCCGAGGCCATCGTCGTCGTCGCCGGCCTCGGCGGTGGCACCGGTTCCGGTGGCGCACCGATGCTCGCCCGCGAACTCAAGCGTATCTACGAGAAGCCGGTGTACGTCCTCGGCATCCTCCCCGGCCGGGACGAGGGCGGCCTCTACCAGGCCAACGCCGGTCGGTCGCTCAAGACCGCTGCCCGCGAGGCGGACTCCCTCCTGCTCGTCGACAACGACGCCTGGCGGGGCAGCGGCGACAGCGTCGCCGCCGGCTTCGAACGCGTCAACGACGCCATCTCACAGCGCGTCGGCCTGCTGTTCGCCTCCGGCGAGGCAGTCGAAGGGGTCGGCGAAAGTGTCGTCGACTCCTCTGAAATCATCAACACGCTCAGGGGCGGCGGCATCGCCTCTATCGGGTACGCAAGCGCCGAGGCGAGCGAAGACGCCGGCGAGAACGTCAATACCATCACCAGCGTGACCCGGAATGCTCTCCTGACGAGCATGAGCCTGCCCAACGCGGTCAAGGCCGACTCGGCCCTCCTCGTCGTCGCGGGTGACCCCGAACGGCTCTCGCGGAAGGGTATCGAACGAGCGCGCCGCTGGGTGGAAGACGAGACCGGGAGTATGGAGGTCCGGGGCGGGGACTTCCCACTCGGCTCGGATAAAGTTGCGTCGCTCATCGTTCTTTCGGGCGTCGAACGGTCCAAACGGGTCAACGAGTTCATGGATCGCGCCAAAGAAGCAGCGAACTCACAGGGCGCAACGACCGACCCGGACGAGTTCACGAACGACGAGCTGGACGGCCTGTTCTGA
- a CDS encoding alkaline phosphatase family protein yields MGLFDRLKGDDAPRVAFFGIDGVPFSLIDEHPDVFPNLTEMASDGSAGPIDSIVPPESSACWPALTTGVNPGQTGVYGFQDREVGSYDTYVPMGRDVQATRLWDRVTDDGRDATVLNVPVTFPPQRNVQRMVSGFLSPGVDKAAYPDELRDHLQDNDYRIDVNAKLGHDDDKSDFVEDAHKTLDKRYETFKHYVEQDDWDLFFGVFMTTDRVNHFLFKDYERDGENQEAFFEFYKQVDAYLGDLRDRLPDDVTMVVASDHGFTSLDYEVHFNEWLQQEGWLDYEDDDHSELGDISEDTKAYSLIPGRFYINLEDREPNGGVPRDMYESVRADLKQRLEELEGPDGKKVADRVVTKEDAFRGDHDDIAPDLTVVPNHGFDLKAGFKGSEDVFGVGPRNGMHSFDNATLLVDDPDVRIDDADLYDIAPTILDLLDHDFDRAQFDGSSLA; encoded by the coding sequence ATGGGATTATTCGACCGGTTGAAAGGCGACGACGCACCGCGTGTTGCCTTCTTCGGCATCGACGGCGTACCGTTCAGCCTCATCGACGAACACCCTGACGTGTTTCCGAACCTTACGGAGATGGCGTCGGACGGAAGCGCCGGCCCCATCGACAGCATCGTCCCGCCCGAGTCTAGCGCCTGCTGGCCAGCGTTGACGACCGGCGTCAACCCCGGACAGACCGGCGTGTACGGTTTCCAGGACCGGGAGGTTGGCTCATACGACACCTACGTCCCGATGGGGCGTGACGTGCAGGCGACGCGGCTCTGGGACCGCGTCACCGACGACGGCCGAGACGCGACGGTGCTGAACGTCCCGGTAACCTTCCCACCGCAGCGGAACGTCCAGCGGATGGTGTCGGGCTTCCTCTCGCCCGGCGTCGACAAGGCCGCCTACCCGGACGAACTCCGGGACCACCTCCAGGACAACGACTACCGCATCGACGTCAACGCCAAACTCGGCCACGACGACGACAAGAGCGACTTCGTCGAAGACGCCCACAAGACGCTGGACAAGCGCTACGAGACGTTCAAACACTACGTCGAGCAGGACGACTGGGACCTGTTTTTCGGCGTGTTCATGACCACGGACCGGGTCAACCACTTCCTGTTCAAAGACTACGAGCGCGACGGCGAGAACCAGGAGGCCTTCTTCGAGTTCTACAAACAGGTCGACGCCTACCTCGGCGACCTGCGTGACCGACTCCCCGACGACGTGACGATGGTCGTCGCCTCTGACCACGGATTCACCTCGCTTGACTACGAGGTCCACTTCAACGAGTGGCTCCAGCAGGAGGGGTGGCTCGACTACGAGGACGACGACCACTCCGAACTCGGCGATATCAGCGAGGACACGAAGGCCTACTCGCTCATCCCCGGCCGCTTCTACATCAACCTGGAAGACCGCGAACCGAACGGCGGCGTCCCGCGGGACATGTACGAGTCCGTCCGCGCCGACCTCAAACAGCGTCTCGAAGAACTCGAAGGCCCGGACGGCAAGAAGGTCGCTGACCGCGTGGTCACCAAAGAGGACGCCTTCCGCGGCGACCACGACGACATCGCGCCGGACCTCACCGTCGTCCCGAACCACGGCTTCGACCTGAAAGCCGGGTTCAAGGGCTCCGAGGACGTGTTCGGCGTCGGGCCACGAAACGGCATGCACAGCTTCGACAACGCGACGCTGCTGGTCGACGACCCGGACGTTCGCATCGACGACGCCGACCTCTACGACATCGCGCCGACTATTCTCGACCTCCTCGATCACGACTTCGACCGCGCCCAGTTCGACGGTAGCAGCCTCGCCTGA
- a CDS encoding inorganic diphosphatase, whose amino-acid sequence MTNLWEDLETGPNPPEEIYAVVECLKGERNKYEYEKDIPGVVLDRVLHSNVHYPSDYGFIPQSYYDDEDPFDVLVLVEDQTFPGCVIEARPVAMMKMDDDGEQDDKVIAVPTEDPRYDHIEDLDDIPQQTLDEIDEFFATYKNLEEGKEVETLGWEDKEAAKDAIIHAQELYDEEFN is encoded by the coding sequence ATGACGAACCTCTGGGAAGACCTCGAAACTGGACCGAACCCACCCGAAGAAATCTACGCCGTCGTTGAGTGCCTGAAAGGCGAGCGTAACAAGTACGAATACGAGAAGGACATCCCCGGTGTCGTCCTCGACCGCGTCCTTCACTCGAACGTTCACTACCCGTCTGATTACGGGTTCATCCCGCAGTCGTACTACGACGACGAGGATCCGTTCGACGTGCTCGTGCTTGTCGAAGACCAGACGTTCCCCGGCTGTGTCATCGAGGCCCGCCCCGTTGCCATGATGAAGATGGACGACGACGGCGAGCAGGATGACAAGGTCATCGCAGTCCCGACAGAGGACCCGCGCTACGACCACATTGAAGACCTCGACGATATCCCACAGCAGACTCTCGACGAGATCGACGAGTTCTTCGCGACCTACAAGAACCTCGAAGAAGGTAAGGAAGTTGAAACCCTGGGCTGGGAGGACAAAGAAGCCGCAAAGGACGCTATTATCCACGCGCAGGAACTGTACGACGAAGAGTTCAACTGA
- a CDS encoding PadR family transcriptional regulator: protein MSEAQTVTDSPGIAKELTAFQQNILVILAEEPRYGLAIKRELEEYYDDEVNHGRLYPNLDDLVEMGLVEKSELDKRTNQYSLTESGKDAVLDQLGWVFGKFISDDGRADELRDLIAAQQ, encoded by the coding sequence ATGTCAGAGGCACAAACAGTTACTGACAGTCCGGGCATCGCAAAAGAGCTTACTGCTTTTCAGCAGAATATCCTGGTAATACTCGCTGAAGAGCCGCGGTATGGTCTCGCTATCAAGCGCGAACTCGAAGAATACTACGACGACGAAGTCAACCACGGTCGCCTGTACCCGAACCTCGACGACCTCGTCGAGATGGGTCTCGTCGAAAAGAGCGAACTCGACAAGCGAACGAACCAGTACTCCCTGACAGAGTCAGGCAAGGACGCAGTCCTCGACCAGCTCGGATGGGTGTTCGGAAAGTTCATCTCCGATGACGGTCGAGCCGACGAACTCCGTGATCTGATCGCGGCACAGCAGTAG
- a CDS encoding DUF7108 family protein: MTDLPTDVAEQAERLTRLAREAVDDAEADAYRTERDDILAGYDYTARIRNDETGDVLVCHPVEWVEDGVIRPERVDDIDRGVEIRLSGPGDPDEWAEIDAANRAVVEAVTDAHGETHGANAELLADFMGNHYAKPISEATPDEIQEFRDEYVRRNAWPTAEQQSVLEQSIRLTVEEAGGRVPDA, encoded by the coding sequence ATGACTGACCTGCCGACAGACGTGGCTGAACAGGCCGAACGGCTGACCAGACTCGCTCGCGAGGCGGTCGACGATGCCGAGGCCGACGCCTACAGGACCGAACGCGACGACATCCTCGCCGGGTACGACTACACTGCCCGTATCAGGAACGACGAGACGGGTGACGTGCTCGTCTGCCATCCCGTTGAATGGGTCGAGGACGGCGTCATCCGTCCGGAGCGGGTCGACGACATCGACCGCGGCGTCGAAATACGGCTTTCAGGTCCCGGCGACCCGGACGAGTGGGCGGAGATCGACGCTGCAAACCGGGCCGTCGTAGAAGCTGTGACCGACGCACACGGTGAGACACACGGCGCGAACGCGGAGCTACTCGCAGACTTCATGGGCAACCACTACGCGAAACCGATCTCCGAGGCAACGCCGGACGAAATCCAGGAGTTTCGGGACGAGTACGTCCGACGAAATGCGTGGCCAACTGCGGAACAACAGTCGGTGCTCGAGCAGTCGATCCGTCTCACTGTGGAAGAAGCCGGTGGCCGCGTTCCCGATGCGTAA
- the rnhA gene encoding ribonuclease HI, which translates to MPVIECDETTARERLSDAGLDIQQGNTDHERWRVEYAGATAVAYDGKVVVQGEGTAQLEALLRGNDGGRVHAYFDGASRGNPGPASVGYVLVDDSGIVTEGGETIGTATNNQAEYKALIRAVEVAREYGFDDVHIRGDSELIVKQVRGEWDTNDPELRENRVRVRELLTDFDDWQIEHVPREINDRADELANDALDDD; encoded by the coding sequence ATGCCGGTTATCGAATGTGACGAGACGACGGCCCGCGAGCGACTGTCGGATGCGGGACTCGACATCCAACAGGGAAACACCGACCACGAGCGCTGGCGCGTCGAATACGCCGGCGCGACGGCGGTCGCCTATGACGGCAAAGTCGTCGTGCAAGGTGAGGGGACCGCACAACTTGAGGCCCTGCTGCGCGGCAATGATGGCGGGCGCGTCCATGCGTACTTTGATGGTGCATCGCGTGGTAATCCGGGCCCGGCCTCGGTCGGCTACGTGCTGGTCGACGACAGCGGGATCGTCACGGAGGGTGGGGAGACGATCGGAACAGCGACCAATAACCAAGCGGAATACAAAGCGCTCATCCGCGCGGTCGAAGTCGCACGTGAGTACGGGTTCGACGATGTCCACATCCGAGGCGATTCTGAGCTTATCGTCAAACAGGTCCGTGGTGAGTGGGATACGAACGACCCAGAACTGCGCGAAAACCGTGTTCGCGTGCGTGAACTGCTGACCGACTTTGACGACTGGCAGATAGAGCACGTTCCACGGGAAATAAACGACCGGGCGGACGAACTAGCGAATGACGCACTTGACGATGACTGA
- the nreA gene encoding DNA repair protein NreA: MQLDEFIEGFEEDEAAQRRRLAAEKSYAITDHLEDVEQQFEAAVQGDSLFGSTAPEIFVGRSGYPNVSTGLLSPVDTDAAAAGFATSGDWYQEGLGIEDVLQRRTGMVNSTQTASVDSVSSGSGRGGGVHDVWNGFVGVQREVAIADHPVDVEVGLDGTPELDVEFDDVGTPTGPRAHATGADLAENPHVPRPVEKTLSDDDWRAEGAMAYLYRRGFDVYDINTILSAGALGQASERSLVPTRWSITAVDDTVGQYVRGTLRNANTIDKPELWYNEYMGNRYWVVLAPGRWEFELVEMKAPQSVWNPRPETGYYMSSAHEGYEGRTAYVEETAGAYYAARLGVLEHLQERDRQAKCLVLREITDDYWAPVGVWQVREGVRNAFDGDPGTAQSFRETLTAIAEQLPVSLGQLRRKSELVAGLQSQLSDF, encoded by the coding sequence ATGCAACTCGACGAGTTCATCGAGGGGTTCGAAGAAGACGAAGCCGCACAGCGGCGGCGGCTCGCGGCGGAGAAGTCCTACGCTATCACGGACCACCTCGAAGACGTCGAGCAACAGTTCGAGGCCGCAGTGCAGGGCGATTCGCTGTTTGGGTCGACGGCCCCGGAGATATTCGTCGGACGCTCCGGATACCCCAACGTTTCCACGGGCCTGCTCTCCCCGGTCGACACCGACGCCGCCGCTGCCGGGTTCGCGACCAGCGGCGACTGGTATCAGGAGGGACTGGGCATCGAGGACGTGCTCCAGCGCCGGACCGGGATGGTCAACTCCACACAGACGGCGTCGGTGGATTCGGTTAGCTCCGGTAGCGGGCGTGGTGGCGGCGTCCACGACGTCTGGAACGGCTTCGTCGGCGTCCAGCGAGAGGTCGCCATCGCAGACCATCCCGTCGACGTGGAGGTCGGACTCGACGGCACGCCAGAACTGGACGTGGAGTTCGACGACGTGGGCACGCCGACGGGGCCGCGAGCACACGCGACGGGGGCCGACCTGGCCGAGAACCCCCACGTCCCCCGGCCCGTCGAGAAGACGCTGTCCGACGACGACTGGCGCGCCGAGGGCGCGATGGCGTACCTGTACCGCCGGGGGTTCGACGTGTACGACATCAACACCATCCTCTCGGCGGGCGCGCTCGGGCAGGCCAGCGAACGGTCGCTGGTGCCGACGCGATGGTCGATTACGGCGGTCGACGACACGGTCGGCCAGTACGTCCGCGGGACGCTCCGCAACGCCAACACTATCGACAAGCCGGAGCTGTGGTACAACGAGTACATGGGGAACCGCTACTGGGTCGTGCTTGCGCCCGGCCGCTGGGAGTTCGAACTCGTCGAAATGAAAGCGCCCCAGAGCGTCTGGAACCCACGGCCCGAAACTGGCTACTACATGTCGAGTGCCCACGAGGGCTACGAGGGGCGGACCGCCTACGTCGAGGAGACCGCCGGAGCGTACTACGCGGCACGGCTCGGCGTCCTCGAACACCTCCAGGAACGTGACCGACAGGCGAAGTGCCTGGTGTTGCGGGAGATAACCGACGACTACTGGGCACCGGTCGGCGTCTGGCAGGTGCGCGAGGGCGTCCGCAATGCCTTCGACGGGGACCCCGGGACCGCCCAGTCCTTCCGGGAGACGCTGACGGCTATCGCTGAGCAACTCCCCGTCAGTCTCGGGCAGTTACGGCGAAAATCCGAACTCGTCGCCGGGCTTCAGTCGCAGTTAAGCGATTTCTGA
- a CDS encoding DUF7560 family zinc ribbon protein, with protein MPEYRFTCPNCDACATVDGGVRERLLVVGCPVCAGAVDTPAFVEVSPRDTGSL; from the coding sequence ATGCCGGAGTACCGCTTCACGTGCCCGAACTGTGATGCGTGTGCAACGGTCGACGGCGGCGTTCGGGAGCGCCTGTTGGTTGTTGGCTGCCCAGTGTGTGCTGGAGCGGTTGACACCCCGGCGTTCGTTGAGGTCTCCCCACGCGACACCGGGAGTCTCTGA
- a CDS encoding arsenate-mycothiol transferase ArsC, giving the protein MTETPLKLGFVCVQNAGRSQMSAAFAERERTRRGLEERVEILTGGTDPADEVHPEVIEAMADLDIDLSDRVPQAVSNDELNSCTVVATMGCSTLDLDADVAVRDWALEDPHGQSIEQVREIRDEIEGRVADLFDEFTDERTD; this is encoded by the coding sequence ATGACTGAGACGCCCCTGAAGCTCGGGTTCGTTTGCGTCCAGAACGCTGGCCGCAGCCAGATGTCCGCAGCGTTCGCCGAGCGAGAACGTACCCGTCGCGGCCTCGAAGAGAGAGTCGAAATCCTGACCGGCGGCACAGACCCTGCGGACGAAGTGCATCCGGAGGTCATCGAGGCAATGGCCGACCTCGACATCGACCTATCTGACCGGGTCCCGCAAGCGGTTTCGAACGACGAACTCAACAGTTGCACCGTCGTTGCGACAATGGGGTGTTCGACGCTCGATCTCGACGCTGACGTCGCAGTTCGCGATTGGGCGCTAGAGGACCCACACGGGCAGTCAATCGAGCAGGTTCGAGAAATCCGAGATGAAATCGAGGGGCGTGTTGCTGACCTGTTCGACGAATTCACCGACGAACGCACCGATTGA
- a CDS encoding tyrosine-type recombinase/integrase, with protein sequence MSDDDLDPITPEAALTYYLDARRYDLRDTTMRSHESRLRSFIDWLQDEGIQNMNDVDLRTVHAYRVYKREDNGDDDTCNDVTMQGQVSTVRRFLDHLVDIDAVPESLPERIRLPNVNGDGSDDTQLDSGRANAILDYLREYRYASAEHVTLLLMWRTSARRGGVRALDQEDFDADERALCFRHRPDTGTPLKNGDGGERDVSLSAHVAAVIEDYIDSPNRHDVTDDHGRSPLVTTEFGRPSVTTFQNWVYRLTRPCVIGEPCPHDYDPETCEFNTHDRASGCPSSVSPHAVRTGSITAHRDAGTPREVVSDRGDVSEKILEKHYDKASKRQRMRRRRDHLPEEI encoded by the coding sequence ATGAGCGACGACGACCTCGACCCGATCACGCCCGAGGCGGCGCTGACGTACTACCTCGACGCGCGGCGCTACGACCTCCGCGACACGACGATGCGAAGCCACGAGTCGCGGCTCCGGTCGTTCATCGACTGGCTGCAAGACGAGGGCATCCAGAACATGAACGACGTGGACCTCCGAACGGTCCATGCGTACCGCGTCTACAAGCGAGAGGACAACGGCGACGACGACACCTGCAACGACGTGACCATGCAGGGACAGGTGTCGACCGTCCGCCGGTTCCTCGATCACCTCGTCGACATCGACGCCGTGCCTGAATCCCTGCCAGAGCGGATACGGCTCCCGAACGTGAACGGTGACGGCTCGGACGATACGCAACTCGATTCCGGACGCGCAAACGCGATTCTGGACTACCTGAGAGAGTACCGATACGCTTCGGCAGAACACGTCACGCTGCTGCTGATGTGGCGGACCTCGGCCCGACGTGGTGGCGTCCGTGCGCTCGACCAGGAAGACTTCGACGCCGACGAGCGTGCGCTCTGTTTCCGGCATCGACCGGATACAGGCACACCGCTGAAGAACGGTGACGGTGGTGAGCGTGACGTATCGCTTTCGGCGCACGTCGCGGCGGTGATCGAGGACTACATCGACAGCCCGAACCGCCACGACGTGACCGACGACCACGGGCGATCTCCGTTGGTGACTACCGAGTTCGGTCGACCGTCAGTAACGACGTTCCAGAACTGGGTGTACCGGCTGACTCGTCCCTGCGTCATCGGTGAACCCTGCCCGCACGATTACGACCCGGAAACCTGTGAGTTCAACACGCACGACCGCGCGAGCGGTTGCCCGTCATCGGTGTCACCACACGCAGTTCGGACCGGTTCGATCACGGCCCACCGCGATGCTGGGACGCCGCGCGAGGTCGTCAGTGACCGCGGTGACGTGAGCGAGAAGATTCTCGAAAAGCACTACGACAAAGCGTCGAAGCGCCAGCGGATGCGTCGACGCCGCGACCACCTGCCGGAGGAAATCTAA
- a CDS encoding zinc ribbon domain-containing protein, translating to MSDDRLYVCEACSNVTFEPVRVCPACGNHGEPLSLAFTFERGEQ from the coding sequence ATGAGCGACGACCGACTGTACGTCTGCGAAGCCTGCTCGAACGTGACGTTCGAGCCGGTTCGCGTCTGTCCGGCGTGCGGAAACCACGGTGAGCCGCTGTCGCTCGCGTTCACCTTCGAGCGAGGTGAACAATGA
- a CDS encoding tyrosine-type recombinase/integrase — protein MSEIDGILPDDALKMYLDERRREVSEATLDSHKYRLNHFVQWMKETPDIEETDDLTGRKLHEFKMWRRKGGELNNVSMHTQLSTLRVFIQFLERIDAVHSNLHESIDIPSLNGDDQRSSLVAKERADAIESYLERYEYAAMNHVIFRILWRTGMRIGTMVSLDVSDYNRTERKLHVRHREETPLKKQEDGERIIALNAHTCAILDDWIDDVRPNVTDEHGREPLVCTETARASTSTLRRHVYRLTQPCLHSECPHDTNPDDCETSGYTNKPSGCPSIRPPHDIRRGAITHFLSQNDIPVEAIRDRSDVSEGVLEDHYDVRSEDEKAEQRREHFSDE, from the coding sequence ATGTCTGAAATCGATGGGATACTTCCCGACGATGCATTGAAAATGTATCTGGATGAACGCCGCAGAGAAGTGAGCGAAGCAACCCTCGACTCTCACAAATACCGTCTCAACCACTTCGTCCAATGGATGAAAGAAACACCCGACATCGAAGAAACAGACGACCTTACTGGACGCAAACTCCACGAGTTCAAAATGTGGAGACGGAAAGGCGGTGAACTGAACAATGTCAGTATGCATACGCAACTGTCGACACTGCGTGTGTTCATCCAATTCCTCGAACGGATTGATGCGGTCCACTCTAACCTGCATGAGTCCATCGACATCCCATCCCTCAACGGTGATGACCAACGGTCCTCATTAGTGGCAAAAGAACGTGCAGACGCCATTGAGTCCTACTTAGAACGGTACGAATACGCAGCGATGAACCACGTCATATTCCGAATACTGTGGCGCACGGGAATGCGTATTGGAACAATGGTATCCCTTGATGTGAGTGACTACAATCGAACAGAACGGAAGTTGCACGTCCGACACCGTGAAGAGACGCCGTTGAAGAAGCAAGAGGACGGTGAGCGTATCATTGCCCTTAACGCTCATACGTGTGCTATACTCGATGATTGGATAGACGACGTACGACCTAATGTAACGGACGAGCATGGTCGTGAGCCGCTTGTTTGTACTGAAACAGCCCGTGCTTCCACGTCGACGTTACGACGGCACGTGTACCGACTCACACAGCCCTGCTTGCATAGTGAGTGTCCACACGACACTAATCCCGACGACTGTGAGACATCGGGCTATACGAACAAGCCAAGTGGGTGTCCATCGATTCGACCACCCCATGATATTCGTCGTGGCGCGATTACTCACTTCCTCTCACAGAACGATATTCCTGTAGAAGCTATCCGTGATAGGAGTGATGTGAGTGAAGGTGTGTTGGAAGACCACTACGATGTTCGCTCAGAAGACGAGAAGGCAGAGCAACGGAGAGAACACTTCTCAGATGAATGA
- a CDS encoding AlbA family DNA-binding domain-containing protein yields MDPLKYVKNSANENEALEYKDARAESSDLAEELVALTNSGGGILVLGITEDDGEIVDVQNVENPSQVEESINQVIAQLVEPRISFDMTEHEYEGKRIISFSVDESNGLHSYEQDQIPVYPTRQGSTTTYLHGREIAERLNNTQPEESSNINTAENTESKDSIDVDFPNQPSVYFTNIDDGHIAEACTFSKVYWPTDPYQTSVRLTGIKLNSAIDILSTFFEEFEIDTDSNHFTIHQQGGAWFGKGYENFLSAVSNQDYRYSTIPPDVEFQAYKTEQAIFVGELSYVYPNTTVIMHVERYTNSEKCRRLSIELLLDGIPINTQPIDEFTEKSGVYFDNAKSIDIEKVGYPEPSNIPADTIDLVESHHEIGDEEWISGAVCRNPFHNRDEELTQLMELSTTGGICDYQLIPARMRDHHPRSSPKEYDTVRFLITEISEFADTIPMTIHNIEYEINW; encoded by the coding sequence GCCGAGAGTAGCGATCTCGCAGAAGAGTTGGTTGCTCTAACGAATTCAGGTGGTGGGATTCTGGTACTTGGAATCACCGAGGATGATGGAGAAATTGTTGATGTACAAAATGTAGAGAATCCATCCCAGGTAGAAGAGTCAATCAACCAAGTAATAGCGCAACTCGTGGAACCTCGAATATCGTTCGATATGACTGAGCATGAGTATGAGGGAAAGCGGATTATTTCGTTCTCTGTTGATGAGAGCAATGGTCTACACAGTTATGAGCAAGATCAAATCCCAGTATACCCTACAAGACAAGGCTCAACAACAACTTATCTACATGGGCGAGAAATCGCTGAAAGACTAAATAACACACAGCCTGAAGAATCAAGTAATATAAATACTGCTGAAAATACTGAATCAAAAGATTCTATCGATGTTGACTTTCCAAATCAACCTTCGGTATATTTCACTAACATCGATGACGGGCATATAGCTGAGGCATGTACTTTCTCGAAGGTTTACTGGCCTACAGACCCGTATCAAACGTCGGTTCGACTTACTGGCATAAAGTTGAACTCAGCTATTGATATATTATCTACATTCTTTGAAGAATTCGAGATCGATACAGATTCTAATCACTTCACGATTCATCAGCAGGGTGGAGCTTGGTTTGGTAAAGGGTATGAAAACTTTCTCAGTGCAGTGAGTAATCAAGACTACCGTTATTCAACTATCCCACCTGATGTAGAATTTCAGGCCTACAAGACTGAACAAGCGATTTTCGTGGGGGAACTGAGCTATGTGTATCCTAATACGACCGTGATAATGCACGTTGAGAGATACACAAATTCTGAAAAGTGCCGAAGATTATCAATAGAATTGTTACTCGATGGAATACCGATTAATACGCAACCTATAGACGAATTCACTGAAAAGAGTGGAGTATATTTCGACAATGCGAAATCTATTGACATTGAAAAAGTCGGGTATCCCGAACCATCCAATATTCCTGCAGACACAATTGATCTTGTTGAATCACACCACGAAATCGGGGACGAAGAGTGGATCTCAGGTGCGGTCTGTCGAAACCCATTCCATAACCGAGACGAGGAACTCACTCAACTAATGGAACTAAGCACCACAGGCGGGATCTGTGACTATCAACTAATTCCTGCCCGAATGCGTGATCACCATCCTCGATCATCACCCAAAGAGTATGATACCGTTAGATTCCTGATCACTGAAATCAGCGAATTTGCAGATACAATCCCAATGACCATACATAACATAGAATATGAAATAAACTGGTAG